GATCCACCGTCGCATCCCTGTCTGGTTCAACCGAAAAAGGCCACGTTTGCCCGATATCACACCACTGCCGGTAATTTTCGGCTGCATCGCCGCGCAACCGCCCCGGATCGCCCAGAAGACGCAGGTGAATGTTCCATCCGCGCTTGGCCAGCAGGCGCGCCACGACGAATCCATCCCCCCCATTGTTTCCGGGTCCACAAAGGATCTCGGCCCGCCGCTGCCCGTCTTGCAGGTCAGGCCAACGGGCCAAACAGGCGCTGACAACACCGCCCCCTGCGGCCTCCATCAGGTCCGCCCCGGTGACCACCCCAGAAGCCATCGCCACAGCCTCGCAGGACTGCATTTCCGATCCGGTCAGCACCGCTGACATGGTTTTTTCATTATGCATAAATTTCGGGCTTCCAGCAAATTTTTTACGCAGCATTTTCACGCGGCCTCTAGCCTCCGCGCGGGGTTTCACATTACTCAATTGTGAGTGCGCTGCGAAAGTGGTCTGACCGGACTGACGTTACTGCGAGGAGTTTCCGATGAAAAAAATCGAAGCGATCATCAAGCCGTTCAAGCTTGATGAAGTCAAGGAGGCGCTTCAGGACGTGGGCGTTCAGGGGCTCTCGGTCATCGAGGTCAAGGGTTTCGGCCGTCAAAAGGGCCATACCGAACTCTATCGCGGCGCCGAATATGTTGTCGACTTCCTGCCGAAGGTGAAAATCGAGGCAGTGCTGGACGACGACCAGGTGGATAGCGCGATTCAGGCCATCATCGATGCTGCCAAGACCGAGAAGATCGGTGACGGCAAGATCTTTGTGTCGCCGATCGAGACTGCTATCCGTATCCGTACCGGTGAAACCGGCACGGACGCACTCTAATCAACACCCCTTACAGGGTGGACGCGCGGCAACGCGCGCACCTTCAAGAGACTCAAAACCGAAGGGAAAAGGGAATGAGCAAGGACAAGGTTCTCAAGCTGATCAAGGACGAGGACGTCGCATACGTCGACATCCGGTTCACCGATCCGCGGGGCAAACTGCAACACGTGACTGTCGTGGCCGACCTGGTCGACGAGGATTTCCTCGACGAAGGCTTCATGTTCGACGGCTCCTCGATCGCGGGCTGGAAGTCCATCGAAGCCTCCGACATGAAGCTGATGCCCGACACTGAATCGGCCTATGTCGACCCCTTCTATGCGGAAAAGACGCTCTGCGTGCATTGCTCGGTCGTCGAACCCGACACGATGGAGCCCTATGAACGCGACCCGCGCGGCACCGCGCAGAAGGCCGAAGCCTACCTGATCTCCTCCGGAATCGGCGACACCGCCTTCATGGGTCCGGAAGCGGAATTCTTCCTGTTCGACAACGTCAAATACTCCGTCGGCATGAACAAGGTGTCCTTCGAAGTGGACGCACTGGACGCCTCCTGGAACACCGACACCGACTACGAGATGGGCAACACCGGCCACCGTCCGGGCATCAAGGGCGGCTATTTCCCGGTCAACCCCGTGGACGACGCCCAGGACATCCGTGCCGAGATGCTTTCGACCATGAAACGCATCGGCATGAAGGTCGACAAGCACCACCACGAAGTTGCCTCCTGCCAGCACGAACTGGGCCTGATCTTCGGCACCCTGACCACCCAGGCCGACGAGATCCAGAAG
The Pseudooceanicola algae genome window above contains:
- a CDS encoding P-II family nitrogen regulator, which translates into the protein MKKIEAIIKPFKLDEVKEALQDVGVQGLSVIEVKGFGRQKGHTELYRGAEYVVDFLPKVKIEAVLDDDQVDSAIQAIIDAAKTEKIGDGKIFVSPIETAIRIRTGETGTDAL
- the glnA gene encoding type I glutamate--ammonia ligase — protein: MSKDKVLKLIKDEDVAYVDIRFTDPRGKLQHVTVVADLVDEDFLDEGFMFDGSSIAGWKSIEASDMKLMPDTESAYVDPFYAEKTLCVHCSVVEPDTMEPYERDPRGTAQKAEAYLISSGIGDTAFMGPEAEFFLFDNVKYSVGMNKVSFEVDALDASWNTDTDYEMGNTGHRPGIKGGYFPVNPVDDAQDIRAEMLSTMKRIGMKVDKHHHEVASCQHELGLIFGTLTTQADEIQKYKYIIHNVAQAYGKSATFMPKPIAGDNGTGMHVNMSIWKDGKPLFAGDKYADLSDEALYYIGGILKHAKALNAFTNPGTNSYKRLIPGFEAPVLRAYSARNRSGCVRIPWSESPKAKRVEARFPDPSANPYLCFAALLMAGLDGIKNKIHPGDAMDKNLYDLPPEELADIPTVCGSLREALDELQKDMDFLLAGDVFTKDQIDGYIGLKMEEIEAYEHTPHPVEYKLYYSC